One part of the Paenibacillus silvisoli genome encodes these proteins:
- the urtB gene encoding urea ABC transporter permease subunit UrtB: MDMIVLQLFNGISVSSILLLIALGLAITFGLMKVINMAHGELIMIGAYTAYVVQNLFASYMPDEAFGWYFALAIPASFGVAFVFGLVLEMGLIRFLYGRPLDSLLATWGVGLMLQQIARSIFGAPNVGVTSPEWLNGGMTVFGGVVLPYKRLFIIGLVLLCLFAMYLYIYRSHSGRRMRAVMQNREMAACLGISTRRVDAVTFAIGSGIAGIAGCALTLIGPIGPSIGTYYIVDAFMVVVLGGVGKLVGTVFGALGIGMSNTLFEYWTTASLGKVLVFLCIVAFLQWKPMGLVAMRSRSLDN; this comes from the coding sequence ATGGATATGATTGTGCTTCAGCTGTTTAACGGAATAAGCGTCAGCTCGATTTTGCTGCTCATCGCGCTGGGGCTGGCCATCACCTTCGGCCTGATGAAGGTCATCAATATGGCGCACGGGGAGCTGATCATGATCGGCGCCTATACGGCCTACGTCGTGCAAAATCTATTCGCCTCCTACATGCCGGATGAGGCATTCGGCTGGTACTTCGCGCTGGCGATTCCGGCAAGCTTCGGCGTTGCGTTCGTATTCGGACTCGTGCTGGAAATGGGGCTCATCCGTTTCCTCTACGGAAGGCCGCTCGACAGTTTGCTGGCCACATGGGGCGTCGGGCTGATGCTGCAGCAGATCGCCCGGAGTATATTCGGAGCGCCGAATGTCGGCGTTACGAGTCCGGAATGGCTGAATGGCGGCATGACGGTGTTCGGCGGCGTTGTGTTGCCGTACAAAAGGTTGTTCATTATCGGACTCGTGCTTCTGTGTCTGTTCGCGATGTACCTGTACATCTATCGAAGCCATTCGGGCCGCCGCATGCGGGCGGTTATGCAGAACCGGGAAATGGCCGCGTGTCTCGGCATTTCCACGCGCAGAGTCGATGCGGTTACGTTCGCGATCGGCTCGGGCATTGCCGGCATCGCCGGCTGCGCGCTTACGCTGATCGGGCCGATCGGGCCGTCGATCGGCACGTACTACATCGTCGACGCATTCATGGTCGTCGTGCTTGGCGGCGTCGGAAAGCTGGTCGGCACCGTTTTCGGGGCGCTCGGCATCGGAATGTCGAACACGCTGTTCGAATATTGGACGACGGCGTCGCTCGGCAAAGTGCTGGTCTTCCTGTGCATCGTCGCCTTTCTGCAGTGGAAGCCGATGGGACTTGTCGCCATGCGTTCGCGCTCGCTTGATAACTAG
- the urtC gene encoding urea ABC transporter permease subunit UrtC gives MLLRIRTMPPRRIWLLAGYAAAAAVLFCAPLVLSDFRLNLLAKFLAYAIVALGLDLIWGYTGILSLGHGVFFGLGGYAMAMYLKLDASGGRLPDFMDWSGLTALPWFWEPFGSLAFAVLAGVLLPALLALVLGYFTFRNRIRGVYFTILTQALVIITVTLFVGQQAYTGGTNGVTGYSKLLGFSLASPDTKRFLYWATVVLLIGAFLLCHYLVKSRFGKVLRAIRDGENRVRFIGYNPAVYQMVAFSISAGLAGLAGMLFVLHVGIISPSMMGIVPSIEMVLWVAIGGRGTLGGAVLGAVLLNSAKSAFSESYPDIWILFMGALFVVVVVFLPKGAAGLFGQLKRIGRRKAADEGANGVRHPAV, from the coding sequence ATGCTGCTTCGGATTCGGACAATGCCGCCCCGGCGGATATGGCTGTTGGCGGGCTATGCGGCCGCCGCTGCGGTGCTCTTCTGCGCGCCGCTTGTGCTCAGCGATTTCCGGCTGAATCTGCTCGCGAAGTTTTTGGCGTACGCCATCGTCGCGCTGGGGCTTGATTTGATATGGGGGTACACCGGCATCCTTAGCCTGGGCCATGGCGTCTTCTTCGGTCTCGGCGGCTACGCGATGGCGATGTACCTCAAGCTGGACGCCAGCGGGGGGAGGCTGCCCGATTTCATGGATTGGAGCGGGCTTACGGCGCTGCCGTGGTTTTGGGAGCCCTTCGGCTCCTTGGCGTTCGCCGTGCTGGCGGGAGTCTTGCTGCCGGCGCTGCTAGCGCTGGTGCTCGGTTACTTCACGTTTCGCAACCGGATTCGCGGCGTGTACTTCACGATTTTGACGCAGGCGCTGGTCATCATTACGGTGACGCTGTTCGTCGGGCAGCAGGCCTACACGGGAGGCACGAACGGCGTGACCGGCTACAGCAAGCTGCTCGGGTTTTCGCTCGCTTCGCCGGACACGAAGCGGTTCCTGTATTGGGCGACGGTCGTGCTGCTCATCGGCGCGTTCCTGCTCTGCCATTACTTGGTGAAGAGCCGATTCGGCAAGGTGCTGCGCGCGATCAGGGACGGCGAGAACCGGGTGAGGTTCATCGGTTATAACCCGGCCGTCTATCAGATGGTTGCGTTCAGCATCTCGGCCGGGCTTGCGGGGCTTGCGGGCATGCTGTTCGTGCTCCATGTCGGCATCATCTCGCCGTCGATGATGGGAATCGTGCCGTCCATCGAGATGGTGCTATGGGTGGCGATCGGCGGACGAGGAACGCTGGGCGGCGCGGTGCTTGGCGCGGTCCTGCTGAATTCCGCCAAAAGCGCGTTCAGCGAATCGTACCCGGATATTTGGATCCTGTTCATGGGCGCGTTGTTCGTCGTTGTCGTCGTGTTCCTGCCGAAAGGCGCGGCGGGTCTATTCGGCCAGCTGAAACGGATTGGAAGGAGGAAGGCAGCCGATGAAGGAGCAAACGGAGTCCGTCATCCTGCAGTGTGA
- the urtD gene encoding urea ABC transporter ATP-binding protein UrtD, producing MKEQTESVILQCDEVTVDFDGFKAVQGMNFSLVRGELRFLIGPNGAGKTTMLDVICGKVKPADGKVLFGKDVDITRKKEHQIAELGIGRKFQTPSIFPSLTVYENFEIAMKQNRGVFAALRAKLRQEDRERIAEQLALVGLEQKTAWRAGGLSHGEKQWLEIGMMLLQEPEILLLDEPVAGMTDGETEKTGELLQQIRKTQSIVVVEHDMEFVRSFASKVTVMHEGRLLKEGSMEEVQRDDRVAEVYLGKRRDADASRSTA from the coding sequence ATGAAGGAGCAAACGGAGTCCGTCATCCTGCAGTGTGACGAGGTGACCGTCGATTTCGACGGGTTCAAGGCGGTGCAGGGCATGAATTTCTCGCTCGTGCGCGGCGAGCTGCGGTTTCTGATCGGGCCGAACGGCGCGGGCAAAACGACGATGCTCGATGTGATCTGCGGCAAGGTGAAGCCGGCGGACGGAAAGGTGCTGTTCGGAAAAGACGTCGACATTACGCGGAAAAAGGAGCATCAAATCGCGGAGCTCGGCATCGGGCGCAAATTTCAGACGCCGTCGATCTTCCCGTCGCTCACCGTTTATGAAAATTTCGAAATCGCCATGAAGCAGAATCGCGGCGTGTTTGCGGCCCTGCGCGCCAAGCTGCGGCAGGAGGATCGTGAGCGTATTGCGGAGCAGCTTGCGCTCGTCGGCCTGGAACAGAAAACGGCATGGCGGGCGGGCGGGCTCTCGCACGGCGAGAAGCAGTGGCTCGAAATCGGCATGATGCTGCTGCAGGAGCCGGAAATTTTGCTGCTCGACGAACCGGTGGCGGGCATGACCGACGGCGAGACGGAGAAGACCGGCGAGCTGCTGCAGCAAATCCGCAAGACGCAGTCCATCGTCGTCGTGGAGCATGATATGGAGTTCGTGCGCAGCTTCGCGAGCAAGGTAACCGTCATGCACGAGGGCAGGCTGCTCAAGGAAGGCTCGATGGAGGAAGTGCAGCGCGACGACCGCGTGGCGGAAGTGTATTTAGGGAAAAGGCGGGATGCCGATGCTAGCCGTTCAACAGCTTGA
- the urtE gene encoding urea ABC transporter ATP-binding subunit UrtE yields the protein MLAVQQLEAGYGESVILRQVTLQVRPGQVVCLLGRNGVGKTTLMKSIMGILKARRGTVTYKGTDLTKRAPGERAKKGIGYVPQGREIFPQLTVFENILLGLEAAKEKKRAIPESAIAKFPVLPEMYGRRGGDLSGGQQQQLAFARALASEPDLLLLDEPCEGIQPSIVDDIRDVIRSIKADGKTSILLAEQSLEFVKSVGDYFYILEKGSIAWEGALSDLNDEVIRHYLTV from the coding sequence ATGCTAGCCGTTCAACAGCTTGAAGCGGGGTATGGGGAGAGCGTCATATTGCGGCAGGTAACGCTTCAGGTGAGGCCGGGCCAGGTCGTCTGCCTGCTCGGGCGGAACGGAGTCGGCAAGACGACGCTGATGAAGAGCATCATGGGCATATTGAAAGCGCGTCGGGGCACGGTTACCTACAAGGGAACGGACCTGACGAAGCGGGCGCCCGGCGAGCGGGCGAAGAAGGGGATTGGATACGTGCCGCAAGGGCGCGAAATCTTCCCGCAGCTCACCGTGTTTGAAAATATTTTGCTGGGATTGGAAGCGGCCAAAGAGAAAAAACGCGCCATCCCGGAGTCCGCGATTGCCAAATTTCCCGTTCTGCCGGAGATGTACGGCCGCAGGGGCGGCGACTTGAGCGGCGGCCAGCAGCAGCAGCTCGCCTTCGCCCGGGCGCTTGCGTCGGAGCCGGACCTGCTGCTGCTCGATGAGCCGTGCGAAGGTATTCAACCCTCCATTGTCGATGACATCCGCGATGTCATCCGGTCGATTAAAGCGGACGGCAAGACGTCTATTCTGCTGGCCGAGCAAAGCTTGGAGTTCGTGAAGAGCGTGGGCGATTACTTTTACATTTTGGAGAAAGGCTCGATCGCTTGGGAGGGTGCGTTGTCCGATCTGAACGACGAAGTGATCCGGCATTATTTGACCGTCTAG
- a CDS encoding ABC transporter substrate-binding protein: MKRTKRMLSLLLLAAMLTVLAGCGGSKEASTGTDDSPITIALSPWPGWFFWFLVDEKGFFDKHGVKVELKWFPVYSDSLQALSTGKVDANSQTLSDTLAPASKGIGLKAVLVNDNSFGGDAIVSKPEFNSIADLKGKTIATELGTVDHLLLLTALDQNGLTEKDVNYVNMTVNDAGPAFISGKTDASVLWEPFQTKAVKEGKGKVLFSSKDTPGLIPDLLVFRDEVIKDRPDDVQKIVDAWFDALDYFKTHEAEAIELMAKKAETTPDDFKLGLESIKLFTAADNVEAFGKREDYTSLAFTAQKTADFLHKLDMVDPIDDFDALFDSQFVEKAAKE; encoded by the coding sequence ATGAAGAGAACGAAACGGATGTTGTCGCTGCTGCTGCTTGCGGCGATGTTGACGGTGCTGGCCGGCTGCGGCGGCTCCAAGGAAGCCTCGACGGGAACGGACGATTCGCCGATCACGATCGCGCTGAGTCCGTGGCCGGGCTGGTTTTTCTGGTTTCTGGTCGATGAGAAAGGCTTCTTCGACAAGCATGGCGTAAAGGTTGAGCTCAAATGGTTTCCGGTCTACAGCGATTCTCTTCAAGCGCTCTCCACGGGCAAGGTGGACGCGAACAGCCAGACGCTCAGCGACACGCTCGCTCCGGCTTCCAAGGGCATCGGCCTGAAGGCCGTGCTCGTCAACGACAACTCCTTCGGCGGCGACGCCATCGTGAGCAAGCCGGAGTTTAACTCCATCGCCGACCTGAAGGGGAAGACGATCGCAACCGAGCTCGGCACGGTTGACCATCTGCTGCTCCTGACCGCGCTGGATCAGAACGGGCTTACGGAGAAGGATGTCAATTACGTCAACATGACGGTCAACGATGCGGGACCTGCTTTTATCTCCGGCAAAACGGACGCTTCCGTCCTATGGGAGCCGTTCCAGACGAAAGCCGTTAAAGAGGGCAAAGGCAAGGTGCTCTTCTCTTCCAAGGATACGCCGGGGCTCATCCCCGATCTGCTCGTCTTCCGCGACGAGGTCATCAAGGACCGCCCGGACGATGTGCAGAAGATCGTCGACGCGTGGTTCGACGCGCTGGACTATTTCAAAACGCACGAGGCTGAAGCGATCGAGCTAATGGCGAAGAAAGCGGAAACGACGCCGGACGATTTCAAGCTCGGGCTGGAAAGCATCAAGCTGTTCACCGCGGCCGATAACGTGGAAGCGTTCGGCAAGCGCGAAGACTATACGTCTCTCGCCTTCACGGCTCAGAAGACGGCGGACTTCCTGCACAAGCTGGATATGGTGGATCCAATCGACGATTTCGACGCCTTGTTCGACTCTCAGTTCGTAGAAAAAGCAGCTAAGGAGTGA
- a CDS encoding ABC transporter permease, translating to MSTTTTSLAKTSRRRPNRLQIFKDIGGRPFAFTAGFSFILLLVVWAALSYTEAVNPVFLPTPDKVIVEMVQLLGTAEYWHHIGISVFRVSAGFLLACIIGIPIGIFAGTFKYGEAFVEPPMEFIRYMPAVAFIPLIMVWAGIGEWAKILLIFIGCFFQLVLMVADNTRRVSHDLLQASFTLGAGRWKAIETVLIPAIQPQLMHTLRLILGWAWTYLVVAELVAVNSGLGYAIMKAQRFLNTDQIFVGIIVIGLLGLISDRIFAFLNRRLFPWA from the coding sequence ATGTCGACGACAACGACGAGCTTGGCGAAAACGAGCCGCAGACGGCCGAACCGGCTGCAAATTTTCAAGGATATCGGCGGGAGGCCATTCGCCTTTACCGCCGGATTCTCCTTCATCCTCCTGCTGGTTGTCTGGGCGGCGCTCAGCTACACCGAGGCGGTCAATCCGGTGTTTCTGCCGACCCCCGATAAAGTCATCGTCGAGATGGTCCAGCTGCTCGGAACGGCCGAGTACTGGCATCACATCGGCATCAGCGTCTTCCGCGTATCGGCAGGCTTTCTGCTCGCTTGCATCATCGGCATCCCGATCGGTATCTTCGCAGGGACGTTCAAGTACGGCGAGGCGTTCGTTGAGCCGCCGATGGAATTTATCCGCTACATGCCGGCCGTGGCGTTCATTCCGCTCATTATGGTGTGGGCGGGCATCGGCGAATGGGCTAAAATCCTGCTCATCTTCATCGGCTGCTTCTTCCAGCTGGTGCTGATGGTGGCGGATAACACCCGCCGCGTCTCCCACGATCTGCTGCAAGCGTCCTTCACGCTTGGGGCAGGCCGCTGGAAGGCGATCGAGACGGTGCTCATACCCGCCATCCAGCCGCAGCTGATGCATACGCTCCGCCTAATTCTCGGCTGGGCGTGGACGTACCTTGTCGTCGCCGAGCTCGTCGCGGTGAACAGCGGCTTGGGCTACGCCATCATGAAGGCGCAGCGGTTTCTGAATACGGATCAAATTTTCGTCGGAATTATCGTCATCGGGCTGCTCGGCCTCATCAGCGACCGGATCTTCGCATTCTTGAACCGCCGCCTGTTCCCTTGGGCGTAG
- a CDS encoding ABC transporter ATP-binding protein has protein sequence MEAVKREAIYEEKAASEKGRGRVAAVPRGEITISGLQKVYETKKSRFEALRDIDLRIGTNEFVTIVGPSGCGKSTLLRIVAGLDELTAGSVALDGEEVIGPGPERGMVFQGYTLFPWLTVRENIEYGPKLKGVSTLERRAISNHFLKVIKLEAFAGAYPKQLSGGMKQRVAIARALANRPKVLLMDEPFGALDAQTKLEMQEMLLEVWEKEKTTVLFITHDIDEAIFLSQLIVVMGAGPGRILNTFEVPLPDKRTPEVRELPSFLALKRELGQLLKH, from the coding sequence ATGGAAGCCGTGAAACGAGAAGCGATCTATGAGGAGAAGGCGGCAAGCGAGAAGGGAAGAGGCCGCGTTGCGGCAGTCCCGCGCGGCGAAATTACGATCAGCGGCCTGCAGAAGGTGTACGAGACGAAGAAAAGCCGCTTCGAGGCGCTGCGCGATATCGACCTTCGCATCGGCACGAATGAATTCGTGACCATCGTCGGTCCGTCGGGCTGCGGCAAATCGACGCTGCTGCGCATCGTCGCGGGTCTCGACGAGCTGACGGCAGGCTCCGTGGCCCTCGACGGCGAAGAAGTTATAGGGCCGGGTCCGGAACGGGGCATGGTGTTCCAAGGCTACACGCTGTTCCCGTGGCTTACGGTTCGCGAGAACATCGAATACGGGCCGAAGCTTAAAGGCGTATCCACCTTGGAGCGGCGCGCGATCAGCAATCATTTTTTGAAGGTGATTAAACTGGAAGCCTTCGCCGGCGCCTATCCGAAGCAGCTTTCCGGCGGGATGAAGCAGCGGGTCGCGATCGCGCGGGCGCTCGCCAACCGCCCCAAGGTGCTGCTGATGGATGAACCGTTCGGCGCGCTCGATGCCCAAACGAAGCTGGAGATGCAGGAGATGCTGCTGGAGGTTTGGGAGAAGGAGAAGACGACGGTGCTGTTCATCACCCATGATATCGACGAGGCGATCTTCCTGTCGCAGCTCATTGTCGTCATGGGCGCGGGACCGGGGCGCATTCTCAATACGTTCGAGGTGCCTTTGCCGGATAAACGTACGCCGGAGGTTCGCGAGCTGCCGTCGTTTCTGGCGCTGAAGCGGGAGCTCGGGCAGCTGCTGAAGCATTAA
- the spoVT gene encoding stage V sporulation protein T: MKATGIVRRIDDLGRVVIPKEIRRTLRIREGDPLEIFVDRDGEVILKKYSPIGELGDFAKEYAESLSESTSHIALITDRDNIIAVAGASKKDYLEKQIGSMLESCMENRKTLLEAGGGSYEVVKDIGETFSSFVAAPIVAGGDPIGTVVLLSKDENMKMSQMETKMAETAAGFLAKQMEQ, translated from the coding sequence ATGAAAGCAACTGGAATTGTCCGTCGTATCGATGATCTCGGCCGGGTCGTCATCCCTAAGGAAATCCGCCGAACACTGCGCATACGCGAGGGCGACCCGCTGGAAATATTCGTTGATCGTGACGGCGAAGTTATTTTGAAGAAGTATTCCCCGATTGGAGAGCTTGGCGATTTCGCGAAAGAATATGCGGAGTCTTTGTCGGAGAGCACGAGCCATATCGCGCTCATTACGGACAGGGACAACATCATAGCCGTCGCGGGCGCGTCGAAGAAGGATTACTTGGAGAAGCAGATCGGCTCCATGCTGGAGAGCTGTATGGAAAACCGCAAGACGCTTCTGGAGGCCGGCGGCGGCTCCTACGAGGTCGTGAAGGATATTGGCGAAACGTTCAGCTCCTTCGTTGCGGCTCCGATTGTGGCCGGTGGTGATCCGATCGGTACGGTAGTGCTGTTGAGCAAGGACGAGAATATGAAGATGTCGCAAATGGAAACGAAGATGGCGGAAACCGCTGCGGGTTTCCTCGCCAAGCAAATGGAGCAGTAG
- a CDS encoding polysaccharide biosynthesis protein, producing MNEVQEQNQFRTAKKGVLRGAALMGAAMLVSKALGTMQKIPLQNIAGDRVFGIYNAVYPLYQLLLVMVTAGFPIAVSLVVAEHEVAGDEDGARRVLRASSLLMFVSGAIGFVLLWLGAERIAIWLGDSAAAPAVRTASLALWVAPVMAALRGYFQGRGQMLPSAVSQLSEQTVRVAGMLALLAIGWHYGWSDAKLAAGATSGSAIGGAAGLAVIAGLWLRWERVLGRVQVQVQVQEQGREREQEQMQEQEQEQVLVQEQMQEQVRDTRQRQEEERQQQVSQRKSSGGQLFGMMKRLAMLAVPVTLGALAVPALGVVDAFTVPRLLRAGTGVTPAEAMTLFGLYSRGQPLVQLVVMVAGAMGAALVPALAAARVRRDAAASRQQAAFVLRAAWGIGAAAALGLALLAEPINVMLYADDAGSRTFALVGCTALAGTVSAIAAAVLQGLGAVRAPALFMLAAAALKAAFNAALVPAYGTAGAACAGIAALTAAALLGTGAVRRACGAAMPARSAAGIGLALAVMAAVLVLAERGGAPLLGLALPPRAAACALALGGTALGGALFAAAALRFGGVTARELRALPGGEALAARLSRWRLLPAGD from the coding sequence ATGAATGAGGTTCAAGAACAGAATCAGTTCCGGACGGCAAAGAAAGGCGTGCTGCGCGGAGCCGCTCTTATGGGTGCTGCCATGCTGGTGAGCAAGGCGCTCGGTACGATGCAAAAAATTCCGCTGCAAAATATAGCCGGAGACCGCGTGTTCGGGATCTACAATGCGGTCTATCCCCTTTATCAGCTGCTGCTCGTGATGGTCACCGCCGGCTTTCCGATCGCGGTATCGCTGGTTGTGGCCGAGCATGAGGTGGCCGGCGACGAGGACGGCGCGAGACGTGTGCTTCGGGCCAGCTCGCTGCTGATGTTCGTCAGCGGCGCGATCGGCTTCGTGCTGCTCTGGCTGGGCGCCGAGCGCATCGCGATATGGCTCGGCGATTCGGCTGCGGCGCCCGCCGTGCGCACCGCGTCGCTGGCGCTCTGGGTCGCGCCGGTCATGGCCGCGCTGCGCGGCTATTTTCAAGGGCGGGGCCAGATGCTGCCCTCGGCCGTGTCGCAGCTGTCGGAGCAGACCGTCCGCGTTGCGGGCATGCTTGCGCTGCTCGCGATCGGCTGGCACTATGGCTGGTCCGACGCGAAGCTTGCGGCCGGCGCCACGTCGGGCTCGGCGATCGGCGGCGCCGCGGGGCTTGCTGTGATTGCGGGGCTTTGGCTGCGGTGGGAGCGGGTGCTGGGGCGAGTGCAAGTACAAGTGCAGGTGCAAGAGCAGGGGCGAGAGCGAGAGCAAGAGCAGATGCAAGAGCAGGAGCAAGAGCAAGTGCTGGTGCAAGAACAGATGCAAGAGCAAGTGCGGGATACAAGGCAAAGGCAAGAAGAGGAACGACAACAACAGGTGAGTCAGAGAAAGAGTAGTGGGGGGCAGCTGTTCGGGATGATGAAACGGCTTGCGATGCTCGCCGTTCCGGTCACGCTTGGCGCGCTGGCCGTGCCGGCGCTTGGCGTGGTGGATGCCTTTACGGTTCCGCGATTGCTGCGCGCCGGCACCGGCGTGACGCCAGCGGAAGCGATGACGCTCTTCGGCTTGTACAGCCGGGGCCAGCCGCTTGTGCAGCTGGTCGTCATGGTTGCGGGCGCGATGGGCGCCGCGCTTGTTCCCGCGCTAGCGGCCGCCCGCGTTCGCCGGGACGCGGCCGCCTCGCGGCAGCAGGCGGCCTTCGTGCTGCGCGCCGCGTGGGGCATCGGCGCAGCCGCCGCTTTGGGGCTCGCGCTGCTGGCCGAGCCCATTAATGTGATGCTGTACGCGGACGATGCCGGATCGCGTACGTTTGCCCTTGTCGGGTGCACGGCGCTCGCGGGCACCGTCAGCGCGATCGCGGCCGCGGTGCTGCAAGGGCTGGGGGCGGTGCGCGCCCCCGCCTTGTTCATGCTGGCCGCGGCAGCGCTCAAGGCGGCGTTCAACGCCGCCCTTGTGCCGGCCTACGGCACGGCCGGCGCAGCCTGCGCCGGCATCGCTGCGCTTACTGCGGCCGCCCTGCTCGGCACGGGCGCCGTCCGCCGCGCCTGCGGCGCGGCCATGCCCGCGCGAAGCGCCGCGGGCATTGGACTCGCGCTCGCGGTCATGGCCGCGGTGCTCGTCCTGGCCGAGCGCGGCGGAGCTCCGCTGCTCGGCCTTGCGCTGCCGCCTAGGGCGGCAGCCTGCGCGCTCGCGCTCGGGGGCACCGCCCTCGGCGGAGCGCTGTTCGCCGCCGCCGCGCTGCGCTTCGGCGGCGTGACCGCGCGCGAGCTGCGCGCGCTTCCGGGCGGCGAGGCATTGGCCGCCCGCCTGAGCCGCTGGCGGCTGCTCCCCGCCGGCGACTAG
- the yabN gene encoding bifunctional methyltransferase/pyrophosphohydrolase YabN, protein MNHQQQQQANITVVGLGSGDEEQLTLGVWRRLKEASHRFVRTDKHPMMRLFRNHQLAYESFDAIYEQMDSFPDVYDAITEQLIDRARNNASIIYAVPGHPMVAERTVQLLRERCPEHGIELLILGGESFLDQAFTRLGFDPIEGFQLLDAAELKTSLIRTELHTIIGQVYDEFTASDVKLALMETLPDDYPVTIGHALGVPGEEQIQTVPLYELDRTPGYGNLSLIYLPRSTEESLRNRSFERLHEIVTILRSPEGCPWDREQTHQSIRKNFIEETYEAIEAIDNDDPDGMREEFGDVILQVMLHSQMEEEVGTFSVYDVIQSLNEKLLFRHPHVFGETNAGNSEEALANWEQMKAEEKRRKGIDPDKISQLDGIPPDLPALMKAYKLQKKAAKVGFDWDDVGPALDKIAEELTELREAIANDDADEQASELGDLLFAAVNAARFIKADPEEALSRTNLKFKKRFSYIEEKLRISGRTFDQTDLTEMDRYWEEAKKLP, encoded by the coding sequence TTGAACCACCAACAACAACAACAAGCGAACATTACCGTCGTCGGACTCGGCTCCGGCGACGAGGAGCAGCTGACGCTTGGCGTCTGGCGCAGGCTGAAGGAGGCGTCCCATCGCTTCGTGCGCACGGACAAGCATCCGATGATGCGGCTGTTTCGCAACCATCAGCTGGCTTACGAGTCGTTCGATGCGATCTACGAGCAGATGGATTCTTTTCCCGATGTGTACGATGCGATCACCGAGCAGCTCATCGACCGCGCTCGAAACAACGCCAGCATCATCTACGCCGTACCCGGCCATCCGATGGTGGCGGAGCGGACCGTACAGCTGCTGCGCGAGCGCTGCCCGGAGCACGGCATCGAACTGCTCATTCTAGGCGGTGAAAGCTTCCTCGATCAAGCGTTCACCCGGCTCGGCTTCGATCCGATCGAGGGCTTCCAGCTGCTGGACGCCGCGGAGCTCAAAACATCGCTCATCCGCACCGAGCTGCACACCATCATCGGCCAAGTGTACGACGAATTTACCGCGTCGGACGTAAAGCTGGCGCTGATGGAGACGCTGCCCGACGACTATCCCGTCACGATCGGCCATGCCTTAGGCGTCCCCGGCGAGGAGCAGATCCAAACCGTGCCGCTGTATGAGCTGGACAGAACGCCGGGCTACGGCAACCTATCGCTTATTTACCTGCCGCGTTCGACCGAAGAAAGTCTGCGTAACCGCTCCTTCGAGCGCCTGCACGAAATCGTCACCATCCTGCGCAGTCCGGAAGGATGTCCGTGGGATCGCGAGCAAACGCACCAATCCATCCGCAAAAACTTCATCGAAGAAACGTACGAAGCGATCGAAGCGATCGACAACGACGATCCGGACGGCATGCGCGAGGAGTTCGGCGATGTGATATTGCAGGTGATGCTGCATAGTCAGATGGAAGAAGAGGTGGGCACCTTCTCCGTCTACGATGTCATTCAATCGTTGAACGAGAAGCTGCTGTTCCGCCATCCGCACGTATTCGGCGAGACGAACGCGGGCAACTCCGAAGAAGCGCTGGCGAACTGGGAGCAAATGAAGGCCGAAGAGAAGCGACGCAAAGGCATCGATCCGGACAAAATCTCGCAGCTGGACGGCATTCCTCCCGATCTGCCGGCGCTGATGAAAGCTTATAAGCTTCAGAAGAAAGCGGCCAAGGTCGGCTTCGATTGGGATGACGTCGGGCCTGCGCTCGACAAGATCGCGGAAGAGCTTACCGAGCTCCGCGAAGCCATTGCCAATGACGACGCCGATGAGCAGGCCAGCGAGCTGGGCGATCTCTTGTTCGCTGCCGTCAATGCGGCGCGCTTCATCAAAGCGGACCCCGAAGAAGCGCTCTCGCGGACCAATCTCAAATTTAAGAAGAGATTTTCATATATTGAGGAGAAGCTTCGTATAAGCGGCCGAACCTTTGACCAAACTGATTTAACAGAGATGGATCGTTACTGGGAGGAAGCGAAAAAGCTGCCCTAG
- a CDS encoding HU family DNA-binding protein codes for MNKTDLINNIAAKSGLTKRDVESVLNGFLGEVTDALAGGDKVQLIGFGTFETRKRSGRTGRNPQTGNPITIAESKVPAFKAGNKLKEAIK; via the coding sequence ATGAACAAAACAGATCTGATCAACAACATTGCAGCAAAAAGCGGTTTGACCAAGCGCGACGTAGAATCCGTTCTGAACGGTTTTCTCGGTGAAGTAACGGACGCGCTCGCAGGCGGAGACAAAGTGCAATTGATCGGCTTCGGCACATTCGAAACTCGCAAGCGTTCCGGCCGTACGGGCCGCAACCCGCAAACGGGCAACCCGATCACAATCGCAGAATCTAAAGTTCCTGCGTTCAAGGCCGGCAATAAATTGAAAGAAGCGATCAAGTAA
- a CDS encoding RNA-binding S4 domain-containing protein — protein sequence MRLDKFLKVSRLIKRRTVAKDVSEQGRVWINDREAKASSTVKAGDELKIQYGQKIVTVRVERIVETTKKDEASGMYTLLKEEARQPDKMDWQA from the coding sequence ATGCGTCTGGACAAGTTTCTCAAAGTATCGCGTTTGATCAAGCGGCGCACCGTCGCGAAGGACGTATCCGAGCAAGGGCGCGTATGGATCAACGACCGCGAAGCCAAAGCAAGCAGCACCGTCAAAGCCGGCGACGAGCTCAAAATTCAATACGGCCAGAAAATCGTCACCGTCCGCGTCGAGCGGATCGTCGAGACGACGAAGAAGGACGAGGCAAGCGGGATGTATACTTTGCTGAAAGAAGAGGCGCGCCAGCCCGACAAAATGGACTGGCAAGCATAA